The genomic stretch AGGTTTTTCATCATTAATTAATCTATAATAATTGCTCCTTAAGCCTTGTGGAAATGACTACATGCAATGAGGGAGGATGAACTTTATATTTTGGGGCAGATACTATGCTAAAAAAAGATTAGTTATCTGTTCCTAAAGTCATCCTCTTAGCTCTAATGTTTTTCTAGTTCAACTCTTTCACGTCTACAATGTAAAGCATAGTTAGCTGCTTCTAGGTTTGAAATGGCTAGTGAATTTTCCATGCTGTGAAAATCGCCATTTTGAAATGCTTTAAGCTTATTAATTAATATAGGAAGAACGTCTTCTACTTGACAACCGTTTATCCCATTCTTATCGATAGCACCATCTTGAAATTTAATGTTAATAAAATTATCATTGTTGCGTGTCAGCTTCATCACCCCATGACCTGTATTATTGATTACTCATTATTACTAATACAGCAACTCATAAACCTCATTTAATTGCTCTACACGTTTGAAATCTTGTTCATCTAGAGCATATATTATTTCATCAGGTAAAACCTCATCTAAAAATGATATTTCTTCTTCATTTAATTCCTTAACAAAATCCCCTTCACTGCGATACGTTTTTGCAAGAAGTTTTTCATATATTTGTTCCGATATATTGTGTTTATCTAAATAGTTGGATAATGTTTCTTGTAAATATCTTAATGTCTTATCCATAATGTTTGACACACCTTTTATGTTTGATCAAAATACTTCGTAAACTCCTCAACATCTTTCACATTTTCACTATAATAAGGATTTTCCTCAACACTCGTTTCAGGATCAAGATTTGTTTTAATTACTAATCTTGGCTCTTTTGATGGGTCTAGATGAGTATCAGTTTCTATATGTTCTGGATTTTCATTCTTTTTATTCACTACATCCACCTCCTACATATAACTTGCTTTTAAATTTTAAAAATATGTAATTTATAGTATGAAATATGAAGTGTATAATCTTTTTTCATGCGTCACAGACTATGTATTGGAGCAGAGGTCATGTCAATTCGTTGCTCCAAATGAATTGTAAAAGGAGGAGCATAGGTGACAAAGAAGCAAAATAAACCACAAAAAACTAACATGGAATTTGGAAACCAATTTACACAAAAACGTCCTAAAAAGGAAATGAATAATAAGAACGATAACTAGGAGGAATATGAATGACTAATCGAAACAATAACCGCAAGAGACAAAATAAATATCCGAACAATAGGAATGAGACTGAATTTGCTAATGAGCAGTCCATTCAACATGATTCAACTCCAGAGAATAATCCGAAATACGGAAATGAATCTCACAAAAATTCCTAATGGAATACATAAAAAGCAGCGAATGAATATTATTCTTCGCTGCTTTTTTATATAGTATTATTTTTTACTCCTCATTCTATGATGTAAATACGTATACACCTAGTGTTCCTGACACCTTATTTAGTCTTAAAATTATTGAATTCTCTTTTCACTCATTCATTCTGTTCATTTATAGTAAGAATAGGCAGTAGGGTTTACGAAAGAGCTATTAATGAACGTTCTATTCCTGAATGGATATCCGCTTGCGTTGTTGGCGTGGAATACGTATATCTAGTAGGCCATCCCTAAATGTTGCAGTTACGTTTTGTTCTGGGATCTTGTAGGGAACGTGAACGGTTCTTGAAGCCTGTTGGAATGTATGCATTTTTTGGTATGTTTGTTGTTTATCATTTGACTCTTCGATTATTTCGCTGTTATTAAGTGAGATTGTTACATAATGTTCGAAGAATTCAAGATTTATTTGCTCACGTTTAACACCAGGTAATTCTGCATTAATAACATACTCTGTATCTGTTTCAAATGTTCGTATAGGTATTTGTTGAATGAAGAGTGGTTGGCTAAGGAGGTCATCAAGTGACTCAAATATTCGTTTAAAAGGATTTTCGCCAATGAATTCATTCATCGATTTAATTAAGCCATTGAATTCGTTCTCAAGATTTCTAGATAATTTATTATTATTGTCTGAACTCACAACTTTCACCTCAGTTAAAAAAGTTTATTCGCTATAACTTATGCAATTCGTTCGGAAAGGGCACAAAAAATACACAGAGTATCTACAGTCATGTAATGAAAAAATGGTATAAATGTGAACAATTTGTAAATTATCCAAAAATGTGATTGAAATCACAATTGATCGTATACGAAAGATGTATGCTAAAACATGAAAATTCCGTTTTAAAGGGGAGATAGACATGTTTTGTTATCAATGTGAACAAACTCCATCAGGAGGGTGTAAAGTGGTTGGTGTATGTGGAAAGGATGAAACGATCGCAAGCTTACAAGATACAATCGTATTTGGTTTAAAGGGCATCGCTGCATACCGAACACATGCTAATCAACTTGGATATACAGATTCATTTGTTGATGCAACGACTCATGAAGCACTTTATATGACATTAACGAATTCAAATTTTAATGTTGAAGAACATATCGATATGGCAATGAAGGTAGGGCAAGCAGCAGTTCGTATCATGGACGTACTTGATAAAGCTCATACTGAACGTTTAGGTATACCCCAACCAATAACAGTTTCTCAAAATAAAATTGAAGGCAAGTGTATCGTAGTAACTGGTCATAATTTATTCGCTTTGCAAGAGTTGCTTGAGCAAACAAAAGGGAAAGGGATAAACATATATACTCACTCAGAAATGCTCCCTGCACATGGTTATCCGGAACTAAAAAAATATCATCATTTAAAAGGAAATATAGGAAAAGCATGGTATGATCAACGTAGATTATTTGAAAAGTTTCCAGGTGCTATATTAGCAACCACAAACTGTGTGATGCCGATTAAGGGCACGTATGCAGATCGAATGTATTCATATGAAGTGGCGGGCTTGGAAAATGTTCAAAAAATAGAGAATGATGATTTTACTCCTTTAATTGATAGAGCGCTCCAATTACCCGATGCAAACATTGAATCAGAACAAACATTAGTAACTGGCTTCCATCATGAAACAGTTTTAGGCTTGGCACCTGAAGTTATCCAAGCTGTTAAGGATGGCAAAATTAAAAGATTTTTCGTTATAGCTGGTTGTGATGCTCCAGGAAAAGGTGGGGAGTACTACCGAGAGCTGGCTACATCTTTGCCACCTGAAACAGTGATTTTAACTACATCTTGTGGGAAGTTTCGTTTTAATGATGTAGACTATGGCACAGTACCAGGGACAGAAATTCCTCGCTATATTGATTTAGGTCAATGTAATAATTCAGGCTCAACGGTAAAAATAGCACTTGCTTTAGCTGATGCTTTTGAATGTGAAGTAAATGATTTACCGATCAGTATTGTTCTTTCTTGGTTTGAACAAAAAGCGGTAGCAATTTTACTTGGTTTATTTAGTTTAGGCATTAAAGATATCCGCATTGGACCTAAGCCACCAGAGTTTATTTCTGAGGGAGTGCTGAACGTTTTACAAGAAACATTCAACCTCCAATTAATTGATAATGCGCAGGACGATATGGAACAAATGTTATCCTTAACCGTTTAATAAACTTAAATAATTTTGTTTTTTGGAATGCCAAATTTTATACTGCCACTCTATGTAATAACAGTTTGCGAACATGAAAAGTGAGTTGCTGCTCTAGCAACTCACTTTTTGGCTGTTCTCACATTAATCGTTGTTTTTTAGAAAAATGAGCTAAATTCAAATATTACTTGCGTTTCCAATATTTTATTTCCTTCAAAGTGTTGGACTTCGTTAAAAACTTTAACTAATTGTCCATTTCTACAAAGTTTGAAATGAGCTTTTGTTTTTAACTCACAAGATTTCTGATTCGAACTTGTTTACATCAATAACAAGATTGCCATCACAATTCACTGTAATACTTCCTTTTTTCTTAAGCTTTGTAATCGTTCTACTAATCGTTTCCCGTGTTGTACCAATCATATTAGCTAATTCCTTATTGGTGAATTGGGTAGATAGCACTCTTGTGTGGCTATCAATTTCCGTTCCGTGAGTTTCTGAAAGTCTTAGTAACAGCTTTACGATTTGCTCATATGTATTATTTAAAATTTGTTCTTCGAGTCTTTTTTGCAAATCTAT from Cytobacillus sp. IB215665 encodes the following:
- a CDS encoding Hsp20/alpha crystallin family protein, whose protein sequence is MSSDNNNKLSRNLENEFNGLIKSMNEFIGENPFKRIFESLDDLLSQPLFIQQIPIRTFETDTEYVINAELPGVKREQINLEFFEHYVTISLNNSEIIEESNDKQQTYQKMHTFQQASRTVHVPYKIPEQNVTATFRDGLLDIRIPRQQRKRISIQE
- the hcp gene encoding hydroxylamine reductase: MFCYQCEQTPSGGCKVVGVCGKDETIASLQDTIVFGLKGIAAYRTHANQLGYTDSFVDATTHEALYMTLTNSNFNVEEHIDMAMKVGQAAVRIMDVLDKAHTERLGIPQPITVSQNKIEGKCIVVTGHNLFALQELLEQTKGKGINIYTHSEMLPAHGYPELKKYHHLKGNIGKAWYDQRRLFEKFPGAILATTNCVMPIKGTYADRMYSYEVAGLENVQKIENDDFTPLIDRALQLPDANIESEQTLVTGFHHETVLGLAPEVIQAVKDGKIKRFFVIAGCDAPGKGGEYYRELATSLPPETVILTTSCGKFRFNDVDYGTVPGTEIPRYIDLGQCNNSGSTVKIALALADAFECEVNDLPISIVLSWFEQKAVAILLGLFSLGIKDIRIGPKPPEFISEGVLNVLQETFNLQLIDNAQDDMEQMLSLTV
- a CDS encoding sigma-G-dependent sporulation-specific acid-soluble spore protein CsgA, giving the protein MDKTLRYLQETLSNYLDKHNISEQIYEKLLAKTYRSEGDFVKELNEEEISFLDEVLPDEIIYALDEQDFKRVEQLNEVYELLY